In Kwoniella dejecticola CBS 10117 chromosome 6, complete sequence, a genomic segment contains:
- a CDS encoding hydroxyacylglutathione hydrolase, producing MSLSLKTSRQFARVFRRQLSTTTANKMKVIPIQARSDNWMYLLIDSSKQAAVVDPYDAPKISQAAKEQGVEVTSLITTHHHDDHSGGNTKFLSLHPGLKAYGGSKQSPGTNTIVKDGDTFQIGQDIDVKCYHTPCHTQDSICFYVEDKKTGEKGVFTGDTLFLAGCGRFFEGTPEEMHAALTKLSKLPDDTIVFNGHEYTKGSAKFGLSVEPENEALKGLLNKAQSDNCTTGKSTIGDEKKWNVFMRLDRPEAQKATGETDPVKVMGKLREMKNAA from the exons ATGTCATTATCGTTGAAAACGTCTAGACAGTTTGCGAGGGTCTTCCGAAGACAATTAAGTACAACTACTGC GAACAAGATGAAAGTCATTCCTATTCAAGCACGATCGGATAATTGGATGtacctcctcatcgactcgTCGAAGCAGGCGGCTGTCGTTGATCCGTATGACGCTCCGAAGATCTCTCAAGCAGCCAAGGAGCAGGGTGTAGAGGTCACTAGCTTGATTACTAcgcatcatcatgatgatcactCGGGCGGTAATACCAAATTT CTCTCGCTTCACCCTGGCCTTAAAGCGTACGGCGGCTCGAAACAGAGTCCAGGCACTAACACGATAGTCAAGGATGGAGACACATTCCAGATCGGGCAAGATATCGATGTAAA ATGTTATCACACACCGTGTCATACTCAGGATTCCATCTGTTTTTATgtagaagacaagaagacagGGGAGAAAGGGGTATTTACAGG AGATACACTGTTTTTAGCCGGGTGTGGAAGATTCTTCGAAG GGACACCTGAGGAGATGCATGCTGCATTGACCAAATTATCGAAATTACCTGACGACACAATAGTGTTTAACGGGCATGAATATACCAAAGGAAGCGCCAAATTCGGGCTGAGCGTTGAGCCTGAGAACGAAGCTCTCAAAGG ACTGCTCAACAAAGCTCAAAGCGACAATTGCACGACCGGAAAATCGACGATTGGCGATGAGAAGAAATGGAACGTTTTTATGAGGCTGGATAGGCCAGAAGCACA AAAAGCTACAGGTGAGACGGACCCGGTTAAGGTAATGGGTAAAttgagagagatgaagaacgcTGCTTGA